GCGGCGTGGGCGGTTTTTCCTCGTCGAAGTGCTTAATCGCGGCGACGGCGAGGCACCGCGCGTCGGCTACACGGTCACCAAGAAAGTCGGCAATGCCGTCGTGCGCAACCGGGTTCGCCGACGGCTGAGAGAAGCGGTGCGCACTTATGCCGCCGCTGACATGGAACGCGGCCATGACTATGTCATCGTGGGGCGCGAGGATGTTCTCGCCGCGCCGTTCGACCAATTGAAGGTCGAGCTTTCCCACCGCATCCACGGAAAACGCTAGCGCGATAGGCCAAGGCTCTCGATGGAAAACAACCGCAACTTCTTCATCACCATCGCGGCTTCGGTGTTGATACTGACGCTGTGGCAGGTGTTCTACATGAACCCCCGCGTCGAACAGCAGCGCGAGACCGCCCGCATCGAAGCGCAGCGCCAAAGCGAGAACAAGCCCGCCGCCGGCACCGCCACGCCGAGCACCCAGGCGCAACAGCCAGGTGCCGTGCCTAACGCGTCTGGCGCCGATGCGACGACGCCCGCCGGGCGCGACCAGGCGCTCGCCGCCAGCCAACGCGTGAAGATCGACACGCCGAGCCTCGAGGGCTCGATCAACCTGACCGGCGGACGGCTGGACGACCTCAAGCTCAAGCACTATCGCCTGACCGTCGACAAGAATTCCCCCGAGATCGAACTGCTCAACCCGTCGGCGCTGCCCACTGGCTATTTCGCCGAGGTGGGTTTCGTCGGCAACGCTCAGACCGGTACCGTTCCGAGCTACGACACGCAGTGGAA
The genomic region above belongs to Mesorhizobium terrae and contains:
- the rnpA gene encoding ribonuclease P protein component, with the translated sequence MGQAPKRLLKRSDFLTVRRGEKRRGRFFLVEVLNRGDGEAPRVGYTVTKKVGNAVVRNRVRRRLREAVRTYAAADMERGHDYVIVGREDVLAAPFDQLKVELSHRIHGKR